Genomic window (Elusimicrobiota bacterium):
CCGGACCTCGGCGCGGGCGTTGGGGACGCAGACCGCGAGGCCGGCGCGGCGCAGTACGGGGACATCGGGGAGGTCGTCGCCGATGAAAGCCGCCTGCGAGGCCTTCAGGCCCGTCCGGCGCAGGATGTCCTCGAAGGCCGGGAGCTTCTCGAAGGTCCCGAGGACCACGTGGCGCATGCGCAGCATCTTCGCTCGGCCGACCACCCCTTCGGACTTGCGGCCGCTGATGAGGCCCGTCTCGACGCCGTTCTCCGAGAGCCAGATGAGGGCGATGCCGTCCTGGCTGTCGAAGCCCTTGAGCTCGACGAGCTTCCCGTCGCCGCCGCCGAAATGGAAGAGCCGGCCGTCGGTGAGCACGCCGTCGACGTCCATCAGCAGGAGGCGGATGCGTCGGGCGCGCTCGCGGAGGGTCATCCGTCCTTCAGGAATTCCTTCTCGATGGCCTTGACCTTCTCCAGGCGCGTGCGGTGGCGGGTCGCGTCCGAGAAGCGGGCCTCGAGCCAGGCGTCGACGATCGCGAGCGCGAGAGAGGAGCCGACGACGCGCGCTCCGAGGCAGAGGACGTTGACGTCGTCGTCCTCGACGCCCTGGCGGGCCGAGAAGGTGTCGTGGCAGAGCCCGGCGCGCACTCCGGGGAACTTGTTGGCGGCGACGCAGGCGCCGACCCCGCTGCCGCAGACCATGATGC
Coding sequences:
- the rpiB gene encoding ribose 5-phosphate isomerase B, with translation MKISIGADHAGYELKRIIHLHLEQKGHVVMNHGTDASEPPADYPDYARKVVSSVRSGDCERGIMVCGSGVGACVAANKFPGVRAGLCHDTFSARQGVEDDDVNVLCLGARVVGSSLALAIVDAWLEARFSDATRHRTRLEKVKAIEKEFLKDG